A stretch of Porites lutea chromosome 5, jaPorLute2.1, whole genome shotgun sequence DNA encodes these proteins:
- the LOC140938252 gene encoding uncharacterized protein produces the protein MLVSVLLVVLLPRFSLGAAVSRREVSKTTLVKDALLSMRNVCISKPNLMILTSKTKKAYAKEHFGDPLESRQVDINGIEPLSNYQEMTVRLFVPKAFKQLSIFYAIFEDILSHLNQTNEEHKIVKKIEAMNRKIKELKRLARSSTALLPGKSMAYSNSSLKQQRAVWTKSAFQQENWILGVLREFGNCLIYLEQAFYKFSV, from the exons ATGCTAG tttcagttttacTGGTTGTGCTACTTCCACGGTTTTCCCTTGGTGCTGCCGTTAGCAGGAGGGAAGTGTCAAAGACAACGTTAGTAAAAGATGCGTTACTGTCCATGCGTAACGTCTGCATCTCGAAACCAAATCTAATGATATTGACTTCTAAGACAAAAAAGGCCTAT GCGAAAGAACACTTTGGGGACCCTTTGGAGTCCAGGCAGGTTGACATTAATGGAATTGAACCACTGAGCAACTATCAGGAAATGACA GTACGGCTGTTTGTTCCTAAAGCTTTCAAACAACTCTCCATATTTTACGCGATCTTCGAAGACATTTTGAGCCACTTGAATCAGACTAACGAGGAGCACAAGATCGTGAAGAAGATCGAGGCTATgaatagaaagataaaagagcTGAAACGGCTGGCAAGAAGCTCTACC GCATTACTGCCTGGTAAATCCATGGCCTATAGCAACTCTTCATTAAAGCAACAAAGAGCTGTTTGGACCAAGTCGGCCTTTCAACAGGAAAACTGGATACTTGGAGTTTTGAGAGAGTTTGGAAACTGCTTAATCTATTTGGAGCAGGCGTTTTATAAGTTTTCAGTGTAA
- the LOC140937567 gene encoding uncharacterized protein has product MKTSNPGFYPTDFVIWTALLMFASGGSASSICVSLPTSPEVIKSFTYSHFVQLSKTVGETQADFAKVRLGDRNYDECVRRIPQLPRPIWHPDQLQEETLLQMEIKDLYTFKEFLNEIKTHEKKDSVFLAKFETIDGEINRLIGNLQDLEVCRGYQITYQGASVQPTLKPTSTQKEQDEWELGVLKELLYWFIPVQGDLYKQLNHKY; this is encoded by the exons ATGAAGACTTCAAATCCCG gTTTTTACCCCACCGATTTCGTCATTTGGACGGCTTTGCTTATGTTCGCCAGTGGTGGAAGTGCCTCGTCAATATGTGTGTCTTTGCCCACGTCTCCAGAAGTTATAAAAAGCTTCACTTATTCCCATTTCGTCCAGCTGTCAAAGACTGTCGGTGAAACACAAGCAGACTTT gccAAGGTTCGTCTTGGTGACAGAAACTACGACGAATGTGTGCGCAGAATTCCACAGCTACCTCGACCAATTTGGCATCCAGATCAGCTACAG GAAGAAACACTTCTTCAGATGGAAATAAAAGATCTCTACACCTTTAAAGAATTTCTCAATGAGATTAAAACTCACGAGAAGAAGGACAGTGTATTTTTGGCCAAGTTCGAAACCATTGATGGAGAAATCAACAGGTTAATTGGCAACCTTCAGGATCTG GAAGTGTGTCGTGGTTATCAAATCACGTATCAAGGTGCCTCTGTCCAGCCCACCCTCAAACCTACCTCAACACAGAAAGAACAGGACGAGTGGGAACTGGGCGTGCTGAAAGAATTGCTCTACTGGTTCATACCAGTACAAGGAGATCTTTACAAGCAGTTGAACCACAAATACTAG
- the LOC140938253 gene encoding uncharacterized protein: MLVSALLVVLLPRFSLEAPVNKREVSARTKDVLLSMYHVCISKPKLMDLTRETKEAYAKEHFGDPLESRQVDINGIEPLSNSKERTVQLVVSKAFKQLSIFHALFEDLLGHLNQTNEKHNIVNKTEAMKKKMKELERLATIAANFEFDKSLAYSTSSSVATSLKQQKAVWTKSAFRQKTWILGVLREFDICLRYLQPAFLEFSSFS; the protein is encoded by the exons ATGCTAG tTTCGGCTTTGCTGGTTGTACTCCTTCCACGGTTTTCCCTTGAAGCTCCGGTGAACAAGCGGGAAGTGTCTGCGAGAACAAAAGATGTTTTACTATCAATGTATCATGTCTGCATCTCAAAACCAAAGTTAATGGATTTGACTCGAGAGACGAAAGAGGCCTAT GCGAAAGAACACTTTGGGGACCCTTTGGAGTCCAGACAGGTTGACATAAATGGAATTGAACCACTGAGCAACTCTAAGGAAAGGACA GTACAGCTGGTTGTTTCAAAAGCATTCAAACAACTCTCCATATTTCACGCGCTCTTCGAAGACCTTTTGGGCCACTTGAATCAGACTAACGAGAAGCACAATATCGTGAACAAGACCGAGGCTatgaagaaaaagatgaaagagCTGGAACGGCTGGCAACAATCGCTGCG AATTTCGAGTTTGATAAATCCCTGGCCTATAGCACCTCATCATCGGTAGCTACCTCATTGAAGCAACAAAAAGCTGTTTGGACCAAGTCTGCCTTTCGACAGAAAACCTGGATACTTGGAGTTTTAAGAGAGTTTGATATCTGCTTACGCTATCTGCAGCCGGCGTTTTTGgagttttcaagtttttcttaa
- the LOC140939036 gene encoding uncharacterized protein, with the protein MFASGGSASSICVSLPTSPEVIKSFTYSHFVQLSKTVGETQADFAKVRLGDRNYDEYVRRIPQLPRPIWHPDQLQEETLLQMEIKDLYTFKEFLNEIKTHEKKDSVFLAKFETIDGEINRLIGNLQDLEVCRGYQITYQDASVQPTLKPTATQKQQDEWELGVLKELLYWFIPVQGDLYKQLNHKY; encoded by the exons ATGTTCGCCAGTGGTGGAAGTGCCTCGTCAATATGTGTGTCTTTGCCCACGTCTCCAGAAGTTATAAAAAGCTTCACTTATTCCCATTTCGTCCAGCTGTCAAAGACTGTCGGTGAAACACAAGCAGACTTT gccAAGGTTCGTCTTGGTGACAGAAACTACGACGAATATGTGCGCAGAATTCCACAATTACCTCGACCAATTTGGCATCCAGATCAGCTACAG GAAGAAACACTTCTTCAGATGGAAATAAAAGATCTCTACACCTTTAAAGAATTTCTCAATGAGATTAAAACTCACGAGAAGAAGGACAGTGTATTTTTGGCCAAGTTCGAAACCATTGATGGAGAAATCAACAGGTTAATTGGCAACCTTCAGGATCTG GAAGTGTGTCGTGGTTATCAAATCACGTATCAAGATGCCTCAGTCCAGCCCACCCTCAAACCTACCGCCACACAGAAACAACAGGACGAGTGGGAACTGGGCGTGCTGAAAGAATTGCTCTACTGGTTCATACCAGTACAAGGAGATCTTTACAAGCAGTTGAACCACAAATACTAG